One genomic window of Pseudoxanthomonas sp. includes the following:
- a CDS encoding CHASE2 domain-containing protein, translating into MRRSPAHVGARALTALGAMALVLLLALSNVTAPLDDALFDLMAGSGKRTGSSQLVVVTIDPESLAQHGPWPWPRRDLARLVDQLSAAGTRAVGLQLLLAQDSLYDPQGDALLAQAMTRNGAVVLPVIADLSDGTQAATALLPAQVLIDAAAALGHTDAVADDRGIARRIALHAGLGSPQWPAFALALRDVTSSRASRDSLRAARARGRAAPRLDIAASDDHWVRADTVLVASPRITSDIVHVTAASVLSGQVGASLLGGRIAIIGRTDLPAEQRLSLPGAPNSLPLVDFQANALARLLEDRAIWPMPIGPQVLLSVILVTLPLLLLGLPGLRRLWAPMGVAMTLVLLVSWTLLLAGAWFPPFPALVVLAVGLAIGTASAWRRIRQRSFTDLATGVANRLCFDARLESDTRRARRNGQPLSLLLVEARGAASQAPGSESLATTLAAGLRLRAQRPRDLVARLDAVRFAALLPGTAPHVAAALATALMVDLEARLGQPRPGITVQAVRMGLASLKAEDSRGTDLLLRATRDLVTMRDPTAR; encoded by the coding sequence ATGCGCCGCTCGCCTGCGCATGTCGGCGCGCGGGCGCTGACCGCACTGGGCGCAATGGCACTGGTGCTGCTGCTGGCCTTGTCGAACGTCACCGCGCCCCTGGACGATGCGCTGTTCGATCTGATGGCCGGCTCCGGCAAGCGAACCGGAAGTTCCCAGCTCGTCGTGGTGACCATCGACCCGGAAAGCCTGGCCCAGCACGGCCCGTGGCCCTGGCCACGACGCGACCTGGCGCGCCTGGTGGATCAACTGTCGGCAGCCGGTACCCGGGCGGTCGGCCTGCAGTTGCTGCTGGCCCAGGACAGCCTGTACGACCCGCAGGGCGACGCGCTGCTGGCCCAGGCCATGACCCGCAACGGCGCCGTGGTCCTGCCCGTCATCGCCGACCTGTCCGACGGCACCCAGGCCGCCACCGCGCTCCTGCCCGCGCAGGTGCTGATCGACGCCGCGGCGGCACTCGGGCATACCGACGCGGTGGCCGACGACCGTGGCATCGCCCGCCGGATCGCACTGCATGCCGGGCTGGGCTCGCCGCAATGGCCGGCCTTTGCGCTGGCACTGCGGGACGTGACCAGCTCCAGGGCCAGCCGCGACTCGCTGCGCGCCGCACGCGCCCGTGGCCGCGCCGCGCCACGGCTTGATATCGCGGCCAGCGACGATCACTGGGTCCGCGCCGACACCGTACTGGTGGCCTCGCCCCGGATCACCAGCGACATCGTCCATGTCACCGCCGCGAGCGTGTTGAGCGGCCAGGTCGGCGCGTCGCTGCTGGGGGGACGAATCGCGATCATCGGCCGCACCGACCTGCCGGCCGAACAGCGCCTGTCCCTGCCCGGTGCACCCAACAGCCTGCCGCTCGTGGATTTCCAGGCCAACGCGCTGGCGCGACTGCTGGAAGACCGTGCGATCTGGCCGATGCCGATCGGCCCGCAAGTCCTGCTCTCGGTGATCCTGGTCACCCTGCCCCTGCTGCTGCTTGGCCTGCCCGGCCTGCGCCGGCTCTGGGCACCGATGGGCGTGGCCATGACCCTGGTGTTGCTGGTGTCGTGGACGCTGCTGCTGGCCGGTGCGTGGTTTCCGCCCTTTCCGGCGCTGGTGGTGCTGGCCGTCGGCCTGGCGATCGGCACGGCCTCGGCCTGGCGCCGGATCCGCCAACGCAGCTTCACCGACCTGGCCACCGGCGTGGCCAACCGGCTGTGTTTCGATGCCCGCCTGGAAAGCGACACCCGCCGCGCCCGACGCAACGGCCAGCCGCTGTCGCTGCTGCTGGTGGAAGCCCGCGGCGCCGCATCGCAGGCACCCGGCAGCGAGAGCCTGGCCACGACCCTGGCCGCCGGCCTGCGGTTGCGCGCCCAACGACCGCGGGACCTGGTCGCACGACTGGATGCCGTCCGCTTCGCGGCGCTGCTGCCCGGCACCGCGCCGCATGTCGCCGCGGCCCTGGCCACCGCCTTGATGGTCGACCTGGAGGCGCGCCTCGGCCAGCCCAGGCCCGGCATCACGGTCCAGGCCGTGCGCATGGGGCTGGCCAGCCTGAAGGCCGAAGACAGCCGCGGCACCGACCTGCTG